A section of the Acropora muricata isolate sample 2 chromosome 4, ASM3666990v1, whole genome shotgun sequence genome encodes:
- the LOC136914310 gene encoding short transient receptor potential channel 4-like gives MAESLEDTSLTHTAQETIVEIAARSNRSKAMGKLKFLDYFSYLRMQKKKGQEPEERRHQRGQAEEDLEKFMANKEDPTFSPEWNVQKIEGVVTAESFCSCRDPIDMAFKVNNRLKELADDSPENTGFLTKLAEQTEDFAVQLIDLVNDGKELVNTEDSGNVSTLQASMLSGLTDKAIVHSQKKFVAHPLLFKRLEMRWLLGLPEFFKRHLILLLPLIVIDTFLTPILLPIIAIAFNRDQKKCRLRMQKSKTQFGCEKVVSKHDNCLEKALDIYFAYFNTPFVIFVKDRVSQIVFIFLLCRVCVSTSSIEPRMEEYLIFIFFCGILLSEYRQFKEAPSKYFKDMWNYIDLLALIVYIFILVLRIAIMAHGGAHSNNRLLEIANYLYGFDTLLLILRFSCIVGLSSNFAPLQLAIFRMCVDLVVILVQFVFIIGAFSVAITKGYVAGKSFVEHSGEHAYRIDLLIKVTSDLMWSLFGHRGDDVMSAEAADDASKYVVLTLYFAFLILSTIMMINILVALLTKTFDNASNNAEIEWKFARAVIENQYRTMHGIVVPFNLITVPGLYLLRRGKEDARELEREDRQKNYQSYYEEYLFPSITQRYKSKYGTSFPLSVEEKMDFLVDHLKALTTGQKKAGQQGRSEDGACI, from the exons ATGGCTGAAAGTCTTGAGGATACAAGTCTGACCCATACGGCTCAGGAAACAA TTGTGGAGATTGCTGCTCGCAGTAATCGCAGTAAGGCCATGGGCAAATTGAAGTTCTTGGATTATTTTTCTTATCTGCgcatgcaaaagaaaaaag GACAAGAGCCGGAGGAACGTCGACACCAAAGAGGACAAG cggaGGAAGATTTGGAGAAATTTATGGCCAACAAGGAAGATCCCACATTTAGCCCTGAGTGGAATGTTCAGAAGATTGAAGGGGTCGTAACTGCAGAAAGTTTTTGCTCGTGCAGAGATCCAATAGATATGGCATTCAAG GTTAACAACAGACTGAAAGAATTAGCGGACGACTCCCCTGAAAATACTGGTTTTCTCACGAAGCTTGCTGAGCAGACTGAGGACTTTGCTGTGCAGTTAATAGATCTAGTGAATGATGGAAAGGAGCTGGTGAATACCGAGGATTCTGGCAACGTGAGCACCCTGCAGGCATCGATGTTAAGTGGTTTGACAGACAAGGCTATCGTCCACTCACAAAAGAAG TTTGTGGCGCACCCATTGTTGTTCAAGAGACTCGAAATGAGATGGTTGCTTGGGTTGCCAGAATTTTTCAAGCGTCACCTTATTCTTCTGCTACCTTTAATTGTCATTGATACATTCCTGACGCCAATACTGCTGCCCATCATTGCAATTGCCTTCAACAGAGACCAAAAGAAg TGCCGTCTTCGCATGCAGAAGTCGAAAACCCAATTTGGATGCGAGAAAGTGGTCTCAAAACATGATAATTGTCTCGAGAAAGCGTTAG ACATATACTTTGCCTATTTCAACACTCCTTTCGTGATCTTTGTCAAAGACAGAGTAAGTCAGATCGTCTTTATCTTTCTTCTGTGTCGTGTCTGCGTCTCGACTTCAAGTATTGAACCAAGAATGGAGGAATATTTGATTTTCATCTTCTTCTGTGGCATACTTTTGAGTGAATATCGGCAGTTCAAGGAAGCGCCATCAAAGTACTTCAA AGACATGTGGAATTACATCGATCTACTGGCGCTGATCGTTTATATCTTTATACTTGTTTTGAGGATCGCAATCATGGCTCACGGTGGAGCTCATTCCAATAATCGTTTATTGGAAATTGCCAATTACTTGTATGGTTTCGACACTTTGTTATTGATCCTACGATTTTCTTGTATCGTTGGGCTGAGTTCTAATTTCGCTCCACTTCAGCTTGCCATCTTTCGGATGTGTGTTGATCTGGTTGTTATTCTCGTCCAATTCGTGTTCATTATTGGTGCATTCTCGGTGGCAATTACCAAGGGTTATGTCGCTGGAAAATCATTCGTTGAACACAGCGGAGAGCACGCTTA TCGGATAGATCTCCTTATAAAGGTGACAAGCGACCTGATGTGGTCTTTGTTTGGCCATCGCGGTGACGACGTTATGAGCGCTGAAGCTGCCGATGATGCCTCCAAATACGTTGTGCTGACCTTGTACTTCGCGTTTTTAATCTTATCCACCATTATGATGATCAACATATTGGTAGCTTTGCTCACAAAGACATTTGACAACGCCTCG AACAACGCCGAAATAGAATGGAAATTTGCAAGAGCTGTTATTGAGAACCAATACCGCACGATGCACGGCATTGTAGTGCCTTTCAACTTGATAACAGTGCCTGGACTTTACCTCCTGAGGAGGGGAAAAGAAGATGCACGAGAACTG GAAAGAGAGGATCGCCAAAAAAATTACCAGAGCTACTATGAAGAATACCTGTTTCCAAGTATTACTCAGCGTTACAAGTCGAAATATGGCACATCATTCCCCCTCTCAG TTGAAGAGAAAATGGACTTCTTGGTGGATCATTTGAAAGCCTTGACTACTGGTCAGAAAAAAGCGGGGCAACAG ggACGATCAGAAGATGGAGCTTGTATCTAA